A stretch of DNA from Rhodococcus sp. NBC_00297:
CACCAGCGTCGGCACCGACTACAAGAACAACGCCCTCCGACGAGCACTGAGTCGGGCGTTTACCACCGCGAGCACCGACGAGGAGAACTGATGCCGCAACCGCAGCTGAACTACCAGTGGCACCTGCGCCGCCTCCTGGCCGACCAGGGCATCTTCGCGACCACCGGACTCGGACCTCTCCTCGCCGAACGAGGAATCACACTCTCCGAAGCACAGGTGTATCGCCTGGTCACCGGGACACCCGAACGTCTGAGCCTGCGCACCCTGATGGCACTGTGCGACATCCTCACCTGCACACCCAACGACCTGATCGAACCGATCGCCGAACCCGCCACAGGGACCGCGACCGGAACATCGACACACCGCCCCGACACCGCTGCCGCGACCACCCGCGCCAAGACCCGCACACCCCGACGCGCCGACATCCGGCGACAGTGATCGCAGGACGTTGTCGCATCTGCACCACCGCCGAGGTTCGCGGCATGACGGTGTGCGACCGCTGCAGAAAACGAGCCACGCAGCACCGCGGCACGTGCGCCGGCTGCACAAAGCCGGACAAACTGTTGGACGACGACGACACCTGCCGGTGGTGCCGCCAGAAGGCGCGTCGCACCTGCACCTGTTGCGCTGCAACAGGATCAGCTCTCACCAGCGCCGAAGGCGACACCCTCTGTCACCGGTGCACACTGACCCGCCGCCTCGACGCGATCATCCCTCCTCATGCCGACAGCCCCCTCGCACCGCTGCGGCAGCCGCTCCTGCACGCCGAACCCGTCACCACCCGCCGGTGGCTGATCCGCACCACACCCCTGCTGCTCTCCATCCAGGACGGCAGCACAGCCCTCACACACACCTCGTTCGACACCCTCCCGCACCCGAAGTCGGTCGAGCACCTGCGCTCACTCCTCGTCGCCACCGGCATCCTCGGCCCGGACCTCGACCGCAGCATGCGCCGCCTCGAAGCCCAACTCCCCCAACTACTGAGCAGCCTGACCCCGAACCACCGCGCACTCCTGACCAGGTGGACACAGTGGGCCGTACTACCCAGATTGCGCGCGGCGACCGAGAAACGGGAAGGCCGTGTCGGCGCCCAGAACGCTCGCTCACAGATCCGACAATCGGCACTGTTCCTCGACCTGCTGCAGCAGCGCTCGACAGAGCTCGGCGAATGCACACAACACGGCATCGACACCTGGTTCAGCACGCCCGGAGCCGCCCACTGGCGGGTACGGTCCTTCCTGACGTGGGCACGACGCAACCGGCACCTACCCCGCACACTCACCCTCCCCTCGAGCTACCGAGGCCGAGCCGAAGTCCCCACCGGCGACGACGAGAGGTGGCAGATCTGCCGACGCCTCGTCCAGGACGAGTCGCTGGACCCCGCCGA
This window harbors:
- a CDS encoding helix-turn-helix domain-containing protein, translated to MPQPQLNYQWHLRRLLADQGIFATTGLGPLLAERGITLSEAQVYRLVTGTPERLSLRTLMALCDILTCTPNDLIEPIAEPATGTATGTSTHRPDTAAATTRAKTRTPRRADIRRQ